The region CTTTGAACGGAACGGACTCGCCTTCCGGAATCTTCAGCTTGAATTCTTTAATGAAAGTGGCGACGTTGCGATTCGAGATGACTTCGCATTCCCACTTCTTCGTTTCCAAAGCTTCGTGCGGAACTTCGATTTCCATGTCCTGCTTAACAGCGACCTGACAGGAAAGTCGATATCCTTCGCGAGCTTGTCGCTTGTTGATGTGCGAGCGTTCCGTCGGCAAGATGTCGCCGCCACCGCTCTTCACACGCACGACGCACTGGGCACACGTACCACCACCACCGCAGGCAGAGGAAACGAACACGCCCTGATCGGCGAGAGCATTGAGCAACTTGCCGCCAGCTGGAACGCTGATGTCCTTGGTATGCTCGTTGATGTCGATCGCGACGTCACCGGAAGGAACCAAGAGCTTCTTGGCCAAGAGAATGACGGCCACCAGCAGCAGAACCACTACGGTGAACATGCCGACGCCGAGAAAAATTGTACCCATTGCAATGTTCTTCCTGATGCCAGGAGTCTGTCAATTTTTTTCAGTGGTGAGCCGAAACGATTGGCTTACAACATCCCGCCGAACGACATGAAGGCCATCGCCATCAGGCCAGCGGTAATAAAGGTAATGCCCAGGCCTTTGAGCCCGTCCGGCACGTCGCTGTATTTCAGTTTTTCACGAATACCAGCCAACGCGGCAATCGCCAATGCCCAGCCAAAGCCAGCCGACAGGCCATACACAACGCTTTGACTGAAGCTGTAGTTACGTTCAACCATGAACAACGAACCACCCAGGATGGCGCAGTTCACGGTAATCAGCGGAAGGAAAATACCGAGTGCGGTGTACAGCGGCGGGAAGTAACGGTCGAGCGTCATTTCCAGGATCTGCACGATTGCCGCGATCACACCAATAAAGGTAATCAACCGCAGGAAGTCGAGGTCGACCGAGGCGTAGCTTTCGCCGAGCCAGTAGCCGAGGGCCCCCTTCTTCAGGAAGTTAAAGTAGATCAATTGATTAACCGGAATGGTGATCGTCATCACAACAATCACGGCCACACCTAACCCGAGGGCTGTTTTCACGTTTTTGGACACCGCCAAAAATGTGCACATCCCGAGAAAGAATGCGAGAGCCAGATTTTCACTGAAGATCGCCTTAAGGGCGATGGTTAAATGATCTTCCATCGTTTAGCCCTCCGATTCGACTTGTTCAGGATTGAAAGCGCGAATGACCCAAATGATGAAGCCAATCAGGAAGAACGCACTAGGAGCCAACAGCATCAAGCCGTTAGGCACATACCAGCCACCGTTCTTTTGCAGTGCGAGCACCGTGAATCCGAACAGCGTGCCGCTGCCGAGAAGTTCGCGGAAGAAACCAACGATCAGCAAGATCACGGAGTAACCGAGGCCGTTGCCGATACCATCCAGGAAACTGATCCCTGGCTTGTTCTTCATCGCAAACGCTTCCGCTCGGCCCATCACAATACAGTTGGTAATGATCAGACCGACAAACACCGACATTTGCTTACTGATTCCGTAGGCAAATGCCTGAAGCAGCTGGTCGACCACGATCACAAGCGAAGCAATGATCGTCATCTGAACTATGATACGAATGCTGCCGGGAACGAATTGCCGAATCAAGCTGACGCCCAAGTTCGAGAATGCGGTGACCGCGATCACGGCCAGGCACATCACCGCGGAAGTCTTCAAACTCGAGGTCACAGCCAACGCCGAACAGATCCCAAGGACCTGCAGGGCAATCGGATTGTTATGCACGACTGGGTCGAGCAAAACGTCCTTTGCGGAGCTCTTAGCCATCGGACTTCTCCTTCGATTGGAGGTGTTCGAG is a window of Bremerella sp. TYQ1 DNA encoding:
- the nqrE gene encoding NADH:ubiquinone reductase (Na(+)-transporting) subunit E, which codes for MEDHLTIALKAIFSENLALAFFLGMCTFLAVSKNVKTALGLGVAVIVVMTITIPVNQLIYFNFLKKGALGYWLGESYASVDLDFLRLITFIGVIAAIVQILEMTLDRYFPPLYTALGIFLPLITVNCAILGGSLFMVERNYSFSQSVVYGLSAGFGWALAIAALAGIREKLKYSDVPDGLKGLGITFITAGLMAMAFMSFGGML
- a CDS encoding NADH:ubiquinone reductase (Na(+)-transporting) subunit D; translated protein: MAKSSAKDVLLDPVVHNNPIALQVLGICSALAVTSSLKTSAVMCLAVIAVTAFSNLGVSLIRQFVPGSIRIIVQMTIIASLVIVVDQLLQAFAYGISKQMSVFVGLIITNCIVMGRAEAFAMKNKPGISFLDGIGNGLGYSVILLIVGFFRELLGSGTLFGFTVLALQKNGGWYVPNGLMLLAPSAFFLIGFIIWVIRAFNPEQVESEG